From the Cryptomeria japonica chromosome 2, Sugi_1.0, whole genome shotgun sequence genome, one window contains:
- the LOC131060610 gene encoding uncharacterized protein LOC131060610, with product MALKGMHVQSLSKEILSLSSEISATVDFAAPYKCRNFKFGQGMRVHSFHARTVSLSPSIKGKWKQNHLVIKCRGSNGTSDQSENPQNETSDRNGNLQSNGPFRRYGFGRTRLARIVQEVQNKLLENIKGLQKNFPMKVFCLLLGFYCSTLFATSIGQTGDWDILSAGLAVVMVEGIGALMYRAYPLIERLHSLVTLFNYWKAGLSLGLFLDAFKYEMDAISVFFDTFSFEIDLFSLLWW from the exons ATGGCATTGAAGGGGATGCATGTTCAATCTTTGTCAAAGGAGATTTTGAGCCTAAGTTCAGAGATTTCAGCAACAGTTGACTTTGCTGCACCATATAAATGTAGAAATTTTAAATTTGGTCAAGGGATGCGTGTGCATTCTTTTCATGCCAGAACTGTATCTTTGTCCCCAAGTATCAAAGGAAAATG GAAGCAAAACCATTTGGTCATAAAATGTAGGGGAAGTAATGGAACTTCAGATCAAAGTGAGAACCCACAAAATGAAACATCTGATAGAAATGGCAACCTGCAAAGTAACGGGCCTTTTAGACGGTATGGCTTTGGAAGAACACGTCTTGCCAGAATTGTTCAAGAGGTTCAGAATAAACTATTAGAAAACATCAAAGGGCTTCAAAAGAACTTTCCAATGAAAGTGTTTTGCCTACTTCTAGGATTTTACTGCTCGACTCTTTTTGCTACAAGTATAGGTCAAACAGGGGACTGGGATATTTTGTCTGCAGGTCTGGCAGTTGTTATGGTAGAAGGTATTGGTGCACTAATGTATCGGGCCTATCCATTAATAGAGAGGCTACATTCTTTAGTGACACTGTTCAATTATTGGAAGGCTGGACTCTCATTAGGTCTGTTTTTGGATGCATTCAAATATGAAATGGATGCAATTTCAGTGTTTTTTGATACATTTTCCTTTGAAATAGATCTGTTTTCTCTGCTTTGGTGGTGA